Proteins from one Bradyrhizobium roseum genomic window:
- a CDS encoding VOC family protein, translating to MLRAKNIPFADYGVWAIGGWYQIFLQDPDGTILEVHQTGYMQPGA from the coding sequence ATGCTGCGGGCGAAGAACATCCCGTTCGCCGACTATGGGGTCTGGGCGATCGGCGGCTGGTACCAGATCTTTCTGCAGGACCCGGACGGCACGATCTTGGAAGTCCACCAGACCGGCTACATGCAGCCGGGTGCATAG